The proteins below are encoded in one region of Syntrophotalea carbinolica DSM 2380:
- the prxU gene encoding thioredoxin-dependent peroxiredoxin (Most members of this family contain a selenocysteine.), with amino-acid sequence MTEKSKAGCARSTGGLVGQKEPGEQREEMQPTKEVKKMGIELGKEAPDFTAPAYYRGEFTSVKLSDFLGKWVVLCLYPGDFTFVUATEIAAVAANYKKFQDLGVEVLTMSIDSVFVHKMWNDKELSKMVDGGVPFHMLSDAGGKVGMAYGAYNEDAGVENRGRFIIDPDGVIQAYEVLSPPVGRNVSETFRQIQAFQLIRATEGAEATPSGWKPGKLTLKPGPDLVGKVWEVWSVDMESD; translated from the coding sequence ATGACTGAAAAGTCAAAAGCAGGATGTGCCCGGTCAACCGGCGGTCTGGTTGGCCAGAAAGAACCTGGAGAACAGAGAGAGGAAATGCAGCCGACGAAGGAGGTGAAGAAGATGGGGATTGAGCTTGGGAAGGAAGCTCCTGATTTTACCGCCCCTGCTTATTACAGGGGGGAATTCACGTCTGTGAAACTTTCGGATTTTCTGGGGAAATGGGTCGTGTTGTGCCTTTACCCAGGCGACTTCACCTTTGTTTGAGCAACGGAAATAGCGGCGGTCGCCGCTAATTACAAGAAGTTTCAGGATCTCGGCGTCGAAGTGTTGACCATGAGCATCGATAGCGTTTTTGTTCACAAAATGTGGAACGACAAGGAATTGTCAAAAATGGTGGATGGGGGCGTTCCGTTCCATATGCTTTCGGATGCAGGGGGCAAGGTCGGGATGGCTTATGGTGCCTACAACGAGGATGCCGGCGTGGAAAATAGAGGCAGATTCATCATCGACCCGGATGGAGTAATTCAGGCCTATGAAGTCCTGAGTCCGCCCGTAGGCCGCAATGTTAGTGAGACCTTCCGGCAAATCCAGGCGTTTCAGCTCATCAGGGCGACAGAAGGTGCAGAGGCAACCCCTTCGGGCTGGAAACCTGGTAAATTGACCCTCAAGCCGGGACCGGATCTCGTCGGAAAGGTTTGGGAAGTATGGAGTGTCGACATGGAGTCCGACTAG
- the fliP gene encoding flagellar type III secretion system pore protein FliP (The bacterial flagellar biogenesis protein FliP forms a type III secretion system (T3SS)-type pore required for flagellar assembly.): protein MKSASGIVLMLLIVLPASVMAEPVPAITIGLGQAGGQAPPSTLMQILLIMTVLSVAPAILLMTTAFIRLAVVLSFLRQAMGTQQMPPNQVIIGLSLFLTFFVMSPVFNQINDQAVQPYLTQKIDQKQALTLAVEPMRQFMFSQTTESELSLLMEISGHPDPAGKEDVPTLTLIPAFMLSELKRAFQIGFMIYIPFLVIDMIVASVLMSMGMMMLPPIIISLPFKLLLFVLVDGWTLIVGSLVQSFHMF from the coding sequence ATGAAATCGGCCTCCGGCATCGTGCTGATGCTGCTGATAGTGCTGCCGGCCAGCGTTATGGCAGAGCCCGTCCCGGCCATTACCATCGGTCTGGGACAGGCCGGCGGGCAGGCGCCGCCGTCGACCCTGATGCAGATTCTGCTGATCATGACGGTTTTGTCGGTCGCCCCGGCCATCCTGTTGATGACCACAGCCTTTATCCGCCTTGCCGTGGTTTTATCCTTTCTGCGCCAGGCCATGGGCACCCAGCAGATGCCGCCGAATCAGGTCATCATCGGCCTGTCGCTGTTTCTGACCTTTTTCGTCATGTCGCCGGTCTTCAACCAAATAAACGACCAGGCCGTGCAACCTTACCTGACGCAAAAAATCGACCAGAAACAAGCGCTCACCCTGGCGGTGGAACCGATGCGCCAGTTCATGTTTTCCCAGACCACAGAAAGCGAATTGAGCTTGCTGATGGAGATCAGCGGCCATCCGGACCCTGCCGGCAAAGAGGACGTGCCGACTCTGACGCTGATTCCGGCCTTTATGCTGTCTGAACTCAAACGTGCCTTCCAGATCGGCTTCATGATCTATATTCCGTTTCTGGTCATCGACATGATCGTCGCCTCGGTGCTCATGTCCATGGGCATGATGATGCTGCCGCCCATTATCATTTCGCTGCCGTTCAAGCTTCTGCTGTTCGTGCTGGTCGATGGCTGGACCTTGATCGTCGGCTCCCTGGTTCAGAGTTTCCATATGTTTTAA
- the fliR gene encoding flagellar biosynthetic protein FliR, giving the protein MQIELFSIASIQGFLVCAARVTSLFSALPIFGSAQTPVRIRIALSVTIALVVYPLLPELLPATPLTPIGLGILIAQETMVGLMIGFIARLVFIAVEFGGSIIGYQMGFAAANVFDPQSQHQVSLISQFQNVFAILLFLAFDVHHLFLRLIADSYRLLPAGDAKLGGEAVLFLSRLTGEMFTLAVKFSAPVLIVLLLSGLVLGIMSRMFQQLNAFMLSFPINIGVSFLSIGLTMQLLAVMLQREFGALQQRFYALLDLL; this is encoded by the coding sequence ATGCAGATCGAGCTGTTTTCCATCGCATCGATCCAGGGGTTTCTGGTCTGCGCCGCTCGCGTCACCTCCCTGTTCAGTGCCCTGCCGATTTTCGGCAGCGCCCAGACACCGGTACGCATACGCATCGCCCTGTCCGTCACCATTGCACTGGTGGTTTACCCCTTGCTGCCCGAGTTGCTGCCGGCAACGCCTCTGACGCCCATAGGACTGGGAATTCTCATAGCCCAGGAAACCATGGTCGGACTGATGATCGGCTTTATCGCGCGGCTGGTATTTATTGCCGTGGAGTTCGGGGGCTCGATTATCGGCTATCAGATGGGTTTCGCCGCAGCCAACGTTTTCGATCCCCAGAGCCAGCATCAGGTTTCGCTGATTTCCCAGTTCCAGAACGTATTTGCCATTCTGCTGTTTCTGGCGTTTGACGTCCACCACCTGTTTCTTCGACTCATCGCCGACTCCTATCGGCTGCTGCCGGCCGGCGATGCGAAACTGGGCGGCGAAGCGGTCCTTTTTCTCTCCCGGTTGACGGGCGAGATGTTCACCCTGGCGGTTAAATTCAGCGCCCCGGTCCTTATCGTTCTGCTTCTGTCGGGGCTGGTGCTCGGCATCATGTCGCGCATGTTCCAGCAGCTCAACGCCTTTATGCTGTCTTTCCCCATCAACATCGGGGTGTCTTTTTTGTCCATCGGCCTGACCATGCAATTGCTGGCGGTCATGCTGCAGCGGGAATTCGGCGCCCTGCAGCAACGCTTTTACGCCTTATTGGATCTGCTGTAG
- a CDS encoding flagellar motor switch protein FliM, whose product MERILSKEEIAELLSAVHDGEIPLRDEEPEPPAEVKREISSLNLVALQGPRHCKIENFDLVLDTLARHLGISLTNRMQRSIGVRRSIMQVYEYDTFLQQLAGRDALGVIRLDPLRWRGVFIFKEKLAFYLLEHLLGGAPDVNLNLPGRSLTAIETSVLRNTIADACLDLNKTFAPLEKIESSLVKIESSTRLINIVPGDASVLAAHFVVTGNNLEDEIVLVLPMAMLDPLKEKMREGSAVFSESQDRPWQTQLEQEIEQMDVDLSAQMATLNLTVRDILNFKVGDILDLGCAPSSPLQVRAAGQPKFQAIAGTHQGKKAVRISGRINRNNL is encoded by the coding sequence GTGGAACGTATTCTTTCCAAAGAGGAGATCGCCGAGTTGCTCTCGGCCGTGCATGACGGAGAAATCCCTCTGCGCGATGAAGAGCCGGAGCCGCCGGCCGAGGTCAAACGGGAAATCTCCAGTTTGAACCTGGTGGCGCTGCAAGGTCCGCGTCACTGTAAAATCGAAAACTTCGATCTGGTCCTCGATACCCTGGCCCGCCACCTGGGCATCTCCCTGACCAATCGCATGCAACGCAGCATCGGTGTGCGCCGGAGCATCATGCAGGTGTATGAATACGACACCTTTTTACAGCAACTGGCAGGAAGGGATGCGCTGGGCGTCATTCGTCTCGATCCGCTGCGCTGGCGCGGCGTCTTCATCTTCAAGGAAAAACTGGCCTTTTATCTGCTGGAACACCTGCTCGGCGGGGCACCTGACGTGAACCTGAATTTGCCGGGCAGATCCCTCACAGCCATCGAAACAAGCGTTTTGCGCAACACCATTGCGGATGCCTGCCTCGATTTGAACAAGACCTTCGCCCCTCTGGAAAAAATCGAGAGCTCGCTGGTGAAAATCGAAAGTTCGACACGCCTGATCAACATTGTGCCGGGCGATGCATCCGTGCTGGCGGCGCACTTCGTCGTTACCGGCAATAACCTTGAAGACGAAATCGTCCTGGTCCTGCCCATGGCGATGCTCGACCCTCTCAAGGAAAAAATGCGCGAAGGGAGCGCGGTCTTTTCGGAAAGCCAGGACCGCCCCTGGCAAACCCAACTGGAACAGGAAATCGAGCAGATGGATGTCGACCTGTCGGCTCAAATGGCGACCCTGAATCTGACCGTAAGGGACATTCTAAACTTTAAAGTGGGTGATATTCTCGATCTGGGATGCGCCCCATCCAGTCCCTTGCAGGTCAGAGCTGCCGGGCAACCGAAATTTCAGGCCATAGCCGGTACTCATCAAGGGAAAAAGGCCGTGCGTATCTCAGGCCGCATCAACCGAAATAATCTTTAG
- a CDS encoding flagellar basal body-associated FliL family protein — MAEKDLQQDGSAKKGNKNLIIIGILGVLLLGAIGVAAYMMGKANAPAAEQEEQTAGDTAPANGTKVLSGLMVEVEPFIVNILDVQGTRYLKASITLEVDSELAIQEATERMPQIRDAVLLLISNKTFSEMSDLQGKLQLRAELMAKINSFFRRGKVQKIYFTEFVVQ; from the coding sequence ATGGCAGAAAAAGACCTTCAGCAAGACGGTTCGGCCAAAAAAGGTAACAAGAACCTGATCATCATCGGCATTCTCGGCGTACTGCTGCTGGGTGCCATCGGAGTTGCCGCCTATATGATGGGCAAGGCCAATGCCCCGGCGGCTGAACAGGAAGAACAAACCGCCGGAGACACGGCTCCCGCCAACGGCACCAAGGTACTCAGCGGACTGATGGTGGAGGTCGAACCCTTCATCGTCAACATCCTCGATGTCCAGGGCACCCGTTACCTGAAGGCATCCATTACCCTCGAAGTCGACAGCGAACTGGCCATCCAGGAAGCCACCGAGCGTATGCCGCAGATTCGTGATGCGGTACTGCTGCTGATCAGCAACAAGACTTTTTCCGAGATGTCCGATCTGCAGGGGAAATTACAGCTGCGAGCGGAATTGATGGCCAAAATCAACAGTTTTTTCCGACGCGGCAAGGTCCAGAAAATTTATTTTACCGAGTTCGTGGTTCAATAA
- a CDS encoding OmpA/MotB family protein gives MARKKNKKAAAGAPAWMVTYSDMVTLLLTFFVLLLSMANMDKRKFFDALGSLKGAFGFLQSSSVSEVNKPQVISYAPMDDDYVSRLYNRVQSMLARLRIDRDIDLVKDRGAVILRVKDAILFDAGSTELKPTALPILREVAGLVKPLPLLLRIEGHTDNQKPANPAITNWDISVQRAVAVLKFFAGEDLLPLDRLSAVGYGDQRPVAPGLGPEQQALNRRVEFVLENLNQYQEQLPYLIDAADQLPF, from the coding sequence ATGGCCCGAAAAAAGAACAAAAAAGCCGCTGCCGGCGCACCGGCCTGGATGGTTACCTACAGCGACATGGTCACCCTGTTGCTGACCTTCTTCGTTTTGCTGTTGTCCATGGCCAACATGGACAAGCGCAAATTTTTCGACGCCCTCGGATCCCTGAAGGGGGCCTTCGGCTTTCTGCAGAGTTCCAGTGTCAGCGAAGTCAACAAACCGCAGGTCATCAGCTACGCTCCCATGGATGACGATTATGTAAGCCGCTTGTACAACCGCGTGCAGTCGATGCTGGCGCGTCTGCGCATCGACCGCGACATCGATCTGGTCAAGGACCGGGGGGCGGTTATTTTGCGGGTCAAGGACGCCATCCTGTTCGATGCCGGCAGTACCGAGCTCAAACCGACGGCCCTGCCGATACTGCGGGAAGTTGCGGGTTTGGTCAAACCGCTGCCGCTACTGCTGCGCATCGAAGGGCACACCGATAACCAGAAACCGGCCAATCCGGCCATCACCAACTGGGATATATCGGTACAACGCGCAGTGGCGGTGCTGAAATTCTTCGCCGGCGAAGATTTGCTGCCCCTCGATCGCCTGTCGGCCGTCGGTTACGGCGATCAGCGGCCAGTGGCGCCGGGGCTTGGCCCCGAACAACAGGCTCTCAATCGTCGCGTGGAATTCGTCCTGGAAAACCTGAACCAATATCAAGAGCAGTTGCCCTATCTGATCGACGCTGCCGACCAACTTCCCTTTTAG
- a CDS encoding motility protein A — MDFSTIAGIAAAFLLMILAISSGGGITLFIDPPSAMIVIGGTIGTTLVHYTFKDMMGTVAIIKKAFFAQRFSSTDRIAQIIDYAGKARKEGILSLQSVTKEVDDPFFLKGLQMAVDGQEPDKLKEMLDSEIEYLEERHDRGSEIMVAMGTYAPAMGMIGTLIGLVQMLQTMNDPSSIGPAMAVALLTTFYGAVIANIICMPMSGKLKNRSSDEVLDKTLIAEGMRSILEGENPRVLEHRLHAFVAPKDRQSHFGKKK, encoded by the coding sequence ATGGACTTCTCTACTATCGCCGGCATCGCAGCCGCTTTTTTGTTGATGATCCTGGCCATTTCTTCCGGTGGAGGCATCACCCTTTTCATCGACCCTCCTTCGGCCATGATCGTTATCGGCGGCACCATCGGCACCACTCTGGTGCATTACACCTTCAAGGACATGATGGGTACCGTTGCGATTATCAAAAAAGCTTTTTTCGCCCAGCGATTCTCAAGCACCGACCGCATTGCCCAGATCATCGACTATGCCGGCAAGGCGCGTAAGGAAGGAATTTTATCCCTCCAGTCGGTAACCAAAGAGGTGGACGACCCGTTTTTTCTCAAAGGCCTGCAGATGGCGGTGGACGGCCAGGAACCGGACAAACTCAAGGAGATGCTCGACAGCGAAATCGAATACCTCGAGGAGCGTCATGATCGCGGCTCGGAAATCATGGTGGCCATGGGTACCTACGCACCTGCCATGGGCATGATCGGCACCCTTATCGGCCTGGTGCAGATGCTCCAGACCATGAACGACCCGTCATCCATCGGACCGGCCATGGCTGTTGCCCTGTTGACCACTTTTTACGGGGCGGTTATCGCCAACATCATTTGTATGCCCATGTCCGGAAAACTTAAAAACCGCTCCTCCGATGAGGTGCTGGATAAAACCCTGATCGCTGAAGGGATGCGCTCGATACTGGAAGGCGAAAACCCTCGCGTACTGGAACATCGCCTGCATGCTTTCGTCGCTCCCAAAGACCGTCAATCCCACTTCGGGAAGAAGAAGTAA
- the fliO gene encoding flagellar biosynthetic protein FliO: MMKCLAAMATVLLSPAVLQAADAMQRPLTGGLRLWAGLAFVLAVILFVYAAAKRWLPWPAGGRGGAIQVCETRPLGPKKALYLVKVRDRELLLGVTGEHIALLCEMPAPADDPREETFEQTLERMKETP, from the coding sequence ATGATGAAGTGCCTCGCCGCCATGGCAACGGTGCTGTTGTCACCGGCAGTGCTGCAGGCTGCAGACGCCATGCAGCGCCCCCTGACCGGCGGCCTCAGGCTCTGGGCCGGACTGGCCTTTGTGCTGGCCGTGATCCTGTTTGTCTATGCGGCCGCCAAACGCTGGCTGCCCTGGCCGGCCGGGGGACGCGGCGGCGCCATCCAGGTCTGCGAAACGCGTCCTTTAGGACCTAAAAAAGCGCTGTATCTGGTCAAGGTACGCGACCGGGAATTGCTGCTCGGCGTGACGGGCGAACACATCGCGCTGTTATGCGAGATGCCCGCACCGGCCGACGATCCCAGGGAAGAGACGTTTGAGCAGACGCTGGAACGCATGAAGGAGACCCCATGA
- the fliN gene encoding flagellar motor switch protein FliN, translating into MPTDENTPPKTPPTQNEIRELGFLLDIPLEVSVEIGSTRMPIKDLLQLQEGSIIELDKLAGEPLDLYVNSRLIARGEAVMVKDRYGLRLTDVVSPAERLENLG; encoded by the coding sequence ATGCCCACTGACGAAAATACACCGCCAAAAACGCCGCCGACCCAGAACGAAATACGCGAACTCGGCTTTCTGCTCGACATCCCGCTGGAAGTTTCCGTGGAAATCGGATCGACCCGCATGCCGATCAAAGATCTGTTGCAATTGCAGGAGGGAAGCATTATCGAGTTGGACAAGCTTGCCGGCGAACCCTTGGATCTCTATGTCAACTCACGGCTGATCGCCCGCGGCGAAGCCGTAATGGTCAAGGATCGCTACGGGCTGCGCTTGACGGATGTCGTCAGTCCGGCAGAACGTCTGGAGAACCTTGGATGA
- a CDS encoding GGDEF domain-containing protein, with amino-acid sequence MDNIDYKECEVFSPSSSDTRFKIELNKVPIEWDLENGSFTFFGLDSALFWTDPSLVRVFAPLADEVGRDLFRLLVAHSSSLGTKEDYHSMIGSLGDGFAEGFLAWGKAVSTAGWGVFEMPTYDPVAKVATVIVRNPVELKIQRNLPPEKRWGCPSLQGKIIGIFNHAFSEHCWADDICYYDADTPYVVYQIYGSKKTISEELKNLRKERMLSRERALTCEVERKTEELRRSKEALEDYSRTLEEKVAARTSELETILGLLMAEKEKFKSLAEIDPLTGLYNRRAFFGLSGEILKKYSELDRPITVIMLDVDSFKQINDVYGHSVGDQVLVALSDLIKKTFRGSDVIGRIGGEEFAILCPNSDFVKDRAPLENLRKEIEGFQISAEGHEIKVTVSIGATTGKKTDDLGALIKQADKMLYRAKESGRNCIVSS; translated from the coding sequence ATGGATAATATCGACTATAAGGAATGTGAGGTTTTTTCACCCTCCTCATCTGATACGCGCTTCAAGATCGAATTAAACAAAGTTCCTATTGAATGGGATTTGGAAAACGGGAGTTTTACTTTTTTTGGGCTTGATTCGGCTCTTTTCTGGACAGACCCCTCTCTGGTTCGGGTTTTTGCGCCGCTTGCTGACGAGGTTGGCAGGGATCTCTTCCGGCTACTTGTGGCTCATTCATCCAGCCTGGGCACGAAAGAAGATTATCACTCGATGATAGGAAGTCTGGGTGATGGTTTTGCCGAGGGTTTTTTGGCCTGGGGAAAGGCGGTCTCCACGGCGGGTTGGGGTGTCTTTGAGATGCCCACATATGACCCGGTTGCCAAGGTAGCAACAGTGATTGTTAGAAACCCGGTTGAATTAAAAATCCAACGGAACCTACCCCCAGAAAAACGCTGGGGCTGTCCATCTTTGCAAGGCAAGATTATTGGGATATTCAACCATGCGTTCAGCGAACACTGCTGGGCAGATGACATCTGTTATTACGATGCGGATACTCCCTACGTCGTTTATCAAATCTACGGTTCTAAAAAAACTATTTCAGAGGAATTAAAAAATTTACGAAAGGAGCGAATGCTCTCTAGGGAGCGCGCCTTAACTTGTGAAGTAGAACGCAAAACTGAGGAACTCAGGCGGTCTAAGGAAGCCCTCGAGGACTATTCAAGGACATTGGAAGAGAAAGTTGCAGCCCGTACCTCCGAGCTTGAAACGATACTTGGGTTGCTTATGGCGGAAAAAGAAAAATTCAAGTCCCTAGCTGAAATCGATCCCCTGACCGGACTCTACAACCGACGTGCATTCTTCGGTCTTAGCGGGGAAATCTTAAAAAAGTATAGCGAGCTAGACCGGCCTATTACGGTCATCATGCTGGACGTTGATTCCTTTAAACAAATCAACGATGTCTATGGCCATTCGGTGGGAGACCAGGTGCTGGTAGCCCTGTCAGATCTGATAAAAAAAACATTCAGGGGGTCGGATGTCATCGGTCGTATTGGTGGTGAAGAGTTTGCCATTTTATGCCCCAATTCCGATTTTGTAAAAGATCGGGCGCCGTTAGAAAACCTGAGAAAAGAGATCGAGGGGTTTCAAATTTCAGCTGAAGGCCATGAAATCAAGGTTACAGTCAGTATCGGTGCAACTACCGGCAAGAAAACTGACGACCTGGGCGCACTTATCAAACAAGCAGACAAGATGTTGTACAGGGCCAAGGAGTCTGGGCGAAATTGCATTGTGTCCTCTTAG
- the fliQ gene encoding flagellar biosynthesis protein FliQ: MTPEFAIALGRQAIETVLMLAAPLLLAGLAVGLMVSIFQAATQINEQTMTFIPKIVAVFVTLLICAPWMIRTLLTFTKNIFGNIPNVGG; this comes from the coding sequence ATGACTCCGGAATTCGCCATCGCCCTCGGCCGCCAGGCCATCGAAACGGTGTTAATGCTCGCAGCCCCCCTGCTGCTCGCGGGACTGGCCGTGGGATTGATGGTAAGCATCTTTCAGGCCGCCACCCAGATCAACGAACAGACCATGACCTTCATTCCTAAAATCGTGGCGGTCTTTGTCACACTGCTGATCTGTGCCCCCTGGATGATCCGCACGCTGCTCACCTTCACCAAAAACATCTTCGGCAACATCCCGAATGTAGGCGGCTGA
- the katG gene encoding catalase/peroxidase HPI — translation MSEDSKCPVTGKTAKTAIPMTGRGTTNQDWWPNQLKLNILHQHSSKSNPMGGDFNYAEEFKKLDLAAVKQDLYAMMTDSREWWPADWGHYGGLLIRMAWHSAGTYRMGDGRGGAGSGSQRLAPLNSWPDNVNLDKARRLLWPIKQKYGRKISWADLMVLAGNCALESMGFKTFGFAGGREDAWEPEQDIYWGAEEEWLATSDKPKSRYSGDRDLENPLAAVQMGLIYVNPEGPDGNPDPVASGRDVRETFARMAMNDEETVALVAGGHTFGKCHGAGPATHVGPEPEAAPIEEQGLGWKSSFGSGKGGDTISSGIEGAWKPNPTKWDMGYLKVLFKYEWEKVKSPAGAWQWLAKDVDEEDMIVGAHDPSKKFRPMMTTADLSLRFDPIYEPIARRYLENPEEFADAFARAWFKLTHRDMGPRSRYLGSEVPAEELIWQDPVPAVDHELIDAADIADLKVKILASGLSIPQLVSTAWASASTFRGSDKRGGANGARIRLAPQKDWEVNQPAQLKTVLQTLEGIQQAFNGAQAGGKKVSLADLIVLGGCAAVEQAAGNAGHDVTVPFTPGRTDATSEQTDVASFSVLEPVADGFRNYQKAKFAVRAEELLVDRAQLLTLTAPEMTVLVGGMRVLNTNHGGTPHGVFTDRPETLTNDFFVNLLDMGTTWQPTAEDADIFEGCDRATGELKWTGTRIDLVFGSNSQLRAIAEVYGCADSGEKFVNDFVAVWSKIMNLDRFDLA, via the coding sequence ATGAGCGAAGACAGCAAGTGTCCGGTAACGGGTAAAACGGCCAAAACTGCCATACCCATGACCGGCAGAGGCACAACGAACCAGGACTGGTGGCCGAACCAGTTGAAGCTGAACATACTGCATCAGCATTCTTCCAAATCCAATCCGATGGGCGGGGATTTCAACTACGCCGAAGAATTCAAAAAACTCGACCTCGCTGCCGTGAAGCAGGATCTTTATGCCATGATGACCGATTCCCGGGAGTGGTGGCCGGCCGACTGGGGGCACTACGGGGGGTTATTGATCCGGATGGCCTGGCACAGCGCCGGTACCTATCGCATGGGCGACGGTCGCGGCGGCGCGGGGTCAGGCTCCCAGCGCCTGGCTCCCCTGAATAGCTGGCCCGACAACGTCAACCTCGACAAGGCGCGCCGGTTGCTGTGGCCGATCAAGCAGAAGTACGGCAGAAAAATCTCCTGGGCCGATCTTATGGTTCTGGCCGGCAACTGCGCCCTCGAGTCGATGGGATTCAAGACCTTCGGCTTCGCCGGCGGACGCGAAGATGCCTGGGAGCCGGAACAGGACATCTATTGGGGCGCCGAAGAAGAATGGTTGGCTACGAGCGACAAGCCCAAAAGCCGATATTCCGGTGATCGGGATCTGGAAAACCCTCTGGCCGCGGTGCAAATGGGCCTGATCTACGTCAACCCGGAAGGTCCCGACGGCAATCCGGATCCTGTGGCGTCGGGCCGGGACGTCCGCGAAACCTTCGCGCGCATGGCCATGAACGACGAGGAGACCGTGGCACTGGTCGCCGGCGGCCATACCTTCGGCAAGTGTCACGGCGCCGGCCCTGCGACCCATGTGGGCCCCGAACCGGAGGCCGCCCCCATCGAAGAGCAGGGACTCGGCTGGAAGAGCAGCTTCGGCAGCGGCAAGGGCGGCGATACCATCAGCAGCGGCATCGAAGGCGCCTGGAAACCGAACCCGACCAAATGGGACATGGGTTATCTCAAAGTGCTGTTCAAATACGAGTGGGAAAAGGTCAAAAGCCCGGCCGGAGCCTGGCAGTGGCTGGCCAAGGACGTGGACGAAGAGGACATGATCGTCGGTGCCCACGATCCGTCAAAAAAATTCCGGCCGATGATGACCACCGCCGACCTGTCGCTGCGCTTCGACCCGATTTACGAGCCGATTGCACGGCGCTATCTGGAAAATCCGGAAGAATTCGCCGATGCCTTCGCCCGCGCCTGGTTCAAGCTGACCCACCGCGACATGGGTCCCCGATCCCGCTATCTCGGCTCCGAGGTCCCGGCAGAGGAGCTGATCTGGCAAGATCCGGTCCCCGCCGTCGACCATGAGCTGATCGACGCCGCGGATATCGCCGATCTCAAAGTCAAAATCCTTGCGTCGGGGCTGTCGATCCCGCAATTGGTTTCCACCGCCTGGGCCTCTGCATCCACCTTCCGTGGTTCCGACAAGCGCGGCGGTGCCAACGGTGCGCGGATCCGTCTTGCGCCGCAGAAGGATTGGGAGGTCAACCAACCGGCGCAATTGAAGACCGTGCTGCAAACCCTGGAAGGGATCCAGCAAGCGTTCAATGGTGCACAGGCCGGCGGCAAGAAGGTTTCCCTCGCCGACCTGATAGTGCTGGGCGGCTGCGCAGCCGTCGAACAGGCGGCCGGGAATGCCGGCCACGATGTGACCGTTCCCTTTACGCCGGGACGCACCGATGCGACTTCGGAGCAAACCGACGTGGCATCCTTCTCGGTCCTCGAACCGGTCGCGGACGGATTCCGCAACTACCAGAAAGCCAAATTTGCCGTGAGGGCGGAAGAATTACTCGTCGATCGCGCCCAGCTTCTGACCCTGACCGCTCCGGAAATGACGGTTCTCGTAGGCGGTATGCGCGTTTTGAATACCAACCATGGAGGGACTCCCCACGGCGTCTTCACCGACCGTCCGGAAACCCTCACCAACGACTTCTTCGTCAATCTTCTGGATATGGGCACGACCTGGCAGCCAACGGCAGAGGACGCAGATATATTTGAAGGGTGCGACCGCGCCACGGGCGAACTCAAGTGGACTGGCACCCGTATCGACCTTGTCTTCGGTTCCAATTCGCAGCTCAGGGCGATCGCCGAGGTTTACGGTTGTGCGGACTCCGGGGAAAAGTTTGTAAATGACTTCGTAGCGGTTTGGAGTAAGATCATGAATCTTGACCGCTTTGACCTTGCCTGA